One part of the Dysidea avara chromosome 10, odDysAvar1.4, whole genome shotgun sequence genome encodes these proteins:
- the LOC136268318 gene encoding E3 ubiquitin-protein ligase TRIM71-like — MASGEKEWQQIEEEITCSICGDIFTDPKTIPCLHTFCKRCIEGSIEFNKKMATVVCCPLCRAPLPPNEIESIPTNFTINRLIEIFGKRKESVQGSTLMKCGECVEEATAVTWCIECDNPLCHSCNEFHGKWKDFKSHTTVNVAKFLQNPKQALATPGEKAEFCKAHSNQPLDFYCKTCSMLICQYCMLKDHPRGHRDHDFNFVDEMVDEKREKMKLVIAPLKRLLEQVRNGVKKIEHCEKQVDIESEANIEKIRATYGEVYKLLKQQEEEAVKKVNTIKASFKRTLALQKENVNSVENLLAICDEFCENIVTINRTRQLLTYSKWIENRIGELTKQVEHTSLDPECKASNMIVTYIKPVEFANTLPTICGVNPNVPCTVSSRVIKINSDPVKVTIALQDILGSPIVNQSEDLHIRCNKEKFLQSVHIEEESRGQYHIWYNPKGQEDHSLSVYWRGLALNHEGIKVLTSVRVYATIKQEVKVINTFGTMQQLHWPYQVAKGPNDEVIFRDNSTKQLVVFNKHFQYSHVIGGAGIGNGKFQCITGIAVDKKGYVYVADLTLHCIQKFNFNGEFISQLGSEGTANGEFQSPHGLMFQSDLLFVCDYNNHRIQVLQNEQCSYCFGQHGTEPGNFNRPADLTMNNSEDQLFITDCGNGRVQVFTLKGQFLKIFGNFTSIPFRLQEPAGIFYTPDGHLLISSNGTGCVLVFKEDGKFISAIQGTYQGKERFRHPCGVVMMDNGQIVIACGEGSNRLVVF; from the coding sequence ATGGCGAGTGGTGAAAAAGAATGGCAGCAGATCGAGGAAGAAATAACTTGTTCTATCTGTGGAGATATTTTTACTGATCCGAAGACCATCCCGTGTTTGCATACATTCTGTAAGCGATGCATAGAGGGAAGTATAGAATTTAATAAGAAAATGGCGACTGTTGTTTGTTGTCCGTTATGTCGTGCACCACTTCCACCAAATGAAATAGAATCCATTCCCACTAATTTTACGATTAATCGTTTGATAGAAATTTTTGGAAAGCGAAAAGAATCTGTACAAGGCTCCACGTTAATGAAGTGTGGAGAATGCGTGGAAGAAGCGACAGCGGTCACGTGGTGCATAGAATGCGACAATCCTTTGTGTCACAGCTGTAACGAATTTCACGGTAAATGGAAGGATTTTAAATCTCATACAACAGTTAATGTTGCTAAATTTCTTCAAAATCCCAAGCAGGCACTAGCCACACCTGGTGAAAAGGCAGAATTTTGTAAGGCCCACAGTAATCAACCACTTGACTTCTACTGTAAGACTTGTAGTATGCTAATTTGTCAATACTGTATGTTAAAGGATCATCCTCGTGGTCATCGAGATCATGATTTTAACTTCGTAGATGAAATGGTGGATGAAAAAAGAGAGAAGATGAAACTAGTCATTGCTCCTCTGAAACGATTACTAGAACAAGTGAGAAATGGAGTGAAGAAAATTGAACATTGTGAGAAACAAGTTGACATTGAGAGTGAAGCAAATATTGAGAAGATACGAGCTACGTATGGTGAAGTGTATAAGTTGTTGAAGCAACAAGAAGAAGAAGCAGTAAAAAAGGTAAACACCATCAAGGCTTCATTTAAAAGGACACTTGCTTTGCAAAAAGAAAATGTAAATTCAGTGGAAAATCTATTAGCTATTTGCGACGAGTTTTGTGAGAATATTGTGACCATTAACAGAACACGACAATTACTGACATACAGCAAATGGATTGAGAATAGGATTGGCGAACTAACGAAGCAAGTGGAACATACTAGCCTTGATCCAGAGTGTAAAGCAAGTAACATGATTGTTACCTATATTAAGCCAGTTGAGTTTGCAAATACGTTACCAACAATCTGTGGTGTCAATCCCAATGTTCCTTGTACTGTGAGTAGTCGAGTGATAAAGATAAACAGTGATCCTGTTAAAGTGACTATTGCACTGCAAGACATTTTGGGATCTCCTATAGTGAACCAATCAGAAGATCTACACATTCGTTGCAACAAGGAAAAGTTTTTACAGAGTGTGCATATTGAAGAGGAGTCAAGAGgacaataccatatatggtataatcCTAAAGGACAAGAAGATCATTCATTGTCAGTTTACTGGAGAGGGTTAGCACTGAATCATGAAGGAATTAAGGTGTTGACAAGTGTCCGAGTCTATGCTACCATCAAGCAGGAGGTGAAAGTTATCAACACTTTTGGAACAATGCAGCAGCTACATTGGCCTTATCAGGTGGCCAAAGGACCTAACGATGAAGTTATTTTTCGTGATAATTCCACCAAACAGTTAGTAGTATTTAATAAACATTTCCAATACTCTCATGTTATTGGTGGAGCAGGTATCGGAAATGGaaaatttcaatgtatcactgGAATAGCAGTAGATAAGAAAGGGTATGTGTATGTTGCAGATCTTACCTTGCATTGCATTCAGAAGTTTAACTTTAATGGAGAATTTATTTCCCAACTAGGCAGTGAAGGTACTGCTAATGGTGAATTCCAATCTCCTCATGGTCTAATGTTTCAGTCAGATCTATTATTTGTATGCGACTACAACAATCACAGAATCCAAGTGTTGCAAAATGAACAGTGCTCATACTGCTTTGGTCAACATGGTACAGAACCTGGTAATTTTAACAGACCTGCTGATTTAACAATGAACAATAGTGAAGACCAGCTGTTCATTACTGATTGTGGTAATGGTAGAGTCCAGGTGTTTACTCTAAAAGGACAATTTCTTAAAATTTTTGGTAACTTTACCAGTATACCTTTCCGTTTGCAAGAACCAGCTGGGATATTCTATACTCCAGATGGACACTTGTTGATTAGTTCTAATGGCACTGGCTGTGTGTTGGTGTTTAAAGAAGATGGGAAGTTTATATCAGCCATTCAAGGTACCTACCAAGGCAAGGAAAGGTTTCGTCATCCTtgtggagtagtgatgatgGATAATGGACAGATAGTAATTGCATGTGGTGAAGGTAGTAACAGGCTAGTAGTGTTTTAG